A window of Kocuria sp. TGY1127_2 genomic DNA:
CGCGGCGCGCCGCCCTTGGCTCAAGGCCTGTGTGATCGGGAGGCCCGTGTCGTAGCACTCCATCTCTGCCAGCTGGTCGCCGCGTTCCTCCACGATATCCGCGATCTTGTTCAGAATTCGCGCACGTTCCCGAGGGAGCATCTTGGGCCAGGGGCCTTCGTCGAACGCCTTCTTCGCCGCGGCGACGGCGTCGTCGATATCGGCCTTCTTGCCCGCGGCTGCCGTGATGTACGGCTTGTTCGTGACGGGATTGATCACGTCGAAGGTCTCGCCGTCCTTGGAATCAACCGATGTCCCGCCGATGTAGTGGCGGATGGTCTCCGGAAGACCCTTCGGCTGGGCAGTGGATGTGGTGTTTTCGGTTGTCATAATGCTCCCTTCGATCAGGAATTCGTGGTGAAGTCTTCAGAATCTGCGGTCGATTGCTTGTTCTTCAGGTAGCTCGTCAGGGTGTTCTGACGGTGTCCGCGTGCCGCCCGCTCGATCTCCACACCGCTCGCCCCGTTCTCGATGAGTTCGAGCACGTGAGCATGTTCTTCGACGGATTCGCGAGCACGCCCGGGGACGAAGGAGAAGGTCGAATCTCGCAAGTGACCCAGTCGCTCCCATTCGGCACTGACCAATTCGGTGAGTCGCTCATTGGGGCACCGAGCGAAGAGAACCTGGTGGAACTCGTGGTTGGTCTGAGTGAATGCATGAGGATCGAAGTCGTCCAAGGAAGCCGCGAGGCGGTCATTGAGTTCGCGTGCTCGGCGAAGGTCCTCCGTGCCGAGGTTCGGTGCGGCGAGCGCGGTTGCCGCACCTTCCAGAATTCCCAGGGTCTCCATCGACGAGCGGTACCGGGATTCATCGACCATGGCCACCTGGGCGCCGACATTCCGCTGGAAAGTTACCAGGCCTTCCGCCTCAAGTTGCCGAATGGCCTCTCGTACCGGCACCACCGACATATCGAGTTGCTGGGCGATGGTGCTCAGGACGAGCCGATATCCCGGGGTGAATTCCTGCCGCGAAATCTTCTGTTTGAGCCACTGGTAAGCTCGCTGCGCTTTGCTCAAGCCGCTCGACGGCACCCGAGTCTCCTGGGTCTGGATCATGCGTGATCTTCCTGGTTAGTGGCGGAATCCTCACGGGAGGACAGCCATGTCTGGTACTGCTCTTTCCACTGTCCGACCGGCGGGAACAAACCGTCCACCGGATGGCCCTCGGCGACCCGTTCCGCGACCCAGGCATCCTGGGTCTCCTTGGCCTCGGCCCCGGACACCACGTCTTCGACCAAATCCCGCGGGATTACGATGACTCCGTCGTCATCCCCCACGATGACGTCGCCGGGTAGGACGGTCGCGTTGCCGCATGCCACGGCTACGTCGGATTCCCACGGAACGTGCTTTCGGCCCAGCACTGCCGG
This region includes:
- a CDS encoding GntR family transcriptional regulator; protein product: MIQTQETRVPSSGLSKAQRAYQWLKQKISRQEFTPGYRLVLSTIAQQLDMSVVPVREAIRQLEAEGLVTFQRNVGAQVAMVDESRYRSSMETLGILEGAATALAAPNLGTEDLRRARELNDRLAASLDDFDPHAFTQTNHEFHQVLFARCPNERLTELVSAEWERLGHLRDSTFSFVPGRARESVEEHAHVLELIENGASGVEIERAARGHRQNTLTSYLKNKQSTADSEDFTTNS